Proteins from one Thioflavicoccus mobilis 8321 genomic window:
- the moaA gene encoding GTP 3',8-cyclase MoaA — translation MTQGPIEPTLTDRFGRHIAYLRLSVTDRCDLRCGYCLPRRFKGFREPGDWLDFAEIVRVVSAFTALGVRHVRLTGGEPLTRRDLPDLAARLAALPGLDDLSISSNCTRMAAFAEPLRRAGVRRLNVSLDSLRPEVFREITGGRLAQVLEGIEAAHQAGLAPIRVNTVVMRGVNDAEIEDILDYCMVRGFTLRLIETMPMGAAGQAAHEHYLDLQTVRQRLERRFSLCPDLLQGGGPARYYRVGGSETRIGFITPISQHFCATCNRVRLTVDGTLLLCLGQEDAYPLRPLLRAGIDEAELIAHLRRAVALKPERHVLRECPARTVRLMSTIGG, via the coding sequence ATGACCCAGGGACCGATCGAACCGACGCTCACCGATCGCTTCGGGCGGCACATCGCCTATCTGCGCCTCTCGGTGACGGACCGCTGCGACCTGCGTTGCGGCTACTGTCTGCCGCGGCGGTTCAAGGGCTTCAGAGAACCGGGCGACTGGCTGGATTTCGCCGAGATCGTCCGGGTCGTCAGCGCCTTCACGGCCCTCGGCGTCCGGCACGTGCGGCTGACCGGCGGCGAGCCGTTGACGCGCCGCGACCTGCCCGACCTGGCGGCCCGGCTCGCCGCGCTACCCGGTCTCGACGATCTGTCCATCTCCAGCAACTGCACCCGAATGGCGGCATTCGCCGAACCGCTGCGACGGGCCGGCGTGCGGCGCCTGAACGTGAGCCTCGACAGCCTGCGGCCCGAGGTCTTTCGGGAGATCACCGGCGGGCGACTCGCGCAGGTGCTCGAAGGCATCGAGGCGGCGCACCAGGCCGGCCTGGCGCCGATCCGGGTCAATACGGTCGTGATGCGGGGCGTCAACGACGCCGAGATCGAGGACATCCTCGACTACTGCATGGTGCGCGGCTTCACGCTGCGCCTGATCGAGACCATGCCGATGGGCGCGGCCGGCCAGGCCGCCCACGAGCACTATCTGGACTTGCAGACGGTGCGTCAGCGGCTCGAGCGCCGCTTCAGTCTCTGCCCGGACCTCCTCCAGGGCGGCGGTCCGGCCCGTTACTATCGGGTCGGTGGCAGCGAGACCCGGATCGGTTTCATCACACCCATCTCCCAGCACTTCTGCGCCACCTGCAACCGGGTGCGACTCACCGTCGACGGGACCCTGCTGCTGTGTCTCGGCCAAGAAGATGCCTATCCGCTGCGCCCGCTGCTGCGCGCCGGTATCGACGAGGCCGAACTGATCGCGCATCTGCGCCGGGCAGTCGCCCTGAAACCGGAGCGCCACGTGCTGCGGGAGTGCCCGGCACGGACGGTGCGCCTCATGTCGACCATCGGCGGCTGA
- a CDS encoding metallophosphoesterase family protein, whose product MMRIVHISDLHFGRERPALVAALVPQIEALAPDLVVVSGDLTQRARRRELEAAAAFLARLPSPLLVVPGNHDIPGIDPRRFLKPWQGWHGHFADGLEPSIETADVIAVGANTVRRAGPYLDWSRGRFAPRQIERLVARLTRNEGDDGRLRILAAHHPLLLTPAGAHRGFVGRRELALRRFAAAGLDLALGGHVHLGYVGVVQGIVVSHAGTAVSTRLLSQPNGFNLIVGDRHALGIEHWGWADDAFVTVTRTEFRRGIDGWRPAP is encoded by the coding sequence ATGATGCGGATCGTGCACATCTCGGACCTCCACTTCGGCCGCGAGCGACCGGCGCTGGTCGCCGCCCTGGTCCCGCAGATCGAGGCCCTGGCGCCGGATCTGGTCGTCGTCAGCGGCGACCTCACCCAGCGCGCCCGGCGTCGCGAGCTCGAAGCGGCCGCTGCCTTCCTCGCACGGCTGCCATCGCCGCTGCTCGTGGTGCCCGGCAACCACGACATCCCGGGCATCGACCCACGCCGCTTCCTGAAACCTTGGCAGGGCTGGCACGGCCACTTCGCCGACGGCCTGGAGCCGAGCATCGAGACGGCCGACGTCATCGCCGTCGGGGCCAACACGGTGCGCCGCGCCGGCCCCTATCTCGACTGGTCGCGCGGGCGGTTCGCGCCGCGCCAGATCGAGCGGCTTGTGGCGCGGCTGACACGGAACGAAGGCGACGATGGTCGGCTGCGCATTCTCGCCGCCCATCACCCGCTGCTGCTGACGCCGGCCGGCGCCCACCGCGGCTTCGTCGGGCGGCGCGAGCTGGCCCTGCGTCGATTCGCAGCGGCGGGTCTCGACCTTGCGCTGGGTGGCCACGTGCATTTGGGTTACGTGGGCGTCGTGCAAGGCATCGTCGTCTCCCATGCTGGAACGGCGGTCTCGACGCGCCTGCTCAGCCAGCCCAATGGCTTCAATCTGATCGTCGGCGATCGTCACGCCCTTGGCATCGAGCATTGGGGCTGGGCGGATGATGCCTTCGTGACGGTCACGCGGACCGAGTTTCGGCGAGGTATCGACGGCTGGCGACCCGCGCCCTGA
- a CDS encoding diacylglycerol/lipid kinase family protein has protein sequence MARAIIVFNPRSGSAADGDDLPRRLAERLAERGMTTISIPFDMRRRQPGTWRRRLEAVLAEGAARVFVLGGDGTILAVAEALLGREVPLGIVPLGTANLLARDLDIPLEADAAIAALVDGRVRTIDVGRVNGAHFLCASMLGISTALARTREAAREAGALRLWGRLARKGLWLLGRYPYRRVTLTVDRRPRTLVTRALVITNNPLAPEPTLYPRRPSLDSALLGVYGVRKGPLAELPRLALRVLNGTWPEDPRIFHHTAPQLTIRVRRRSRVTVMNDGERLRLTLPLRYEVLPGALAVLVPATPEAGAA, from the coding sequence ATGGCGCGCGCCATCATCGTCTTCAATCCCCGTTCCGGGTCCGCCGCAGACGGCGACGACCTGCCGCGTCGCCTCGCCGAACGCCTCGCCGAGCGCGGTATGACGACGATCTCGATCCCGTTCGACATGCGCCGCCGTCAGCCCGGCACCTGGCGCAGGCGCCTGGAGGCCGTCCTGGCCGAGGGTGCCGCGCGGGTCTTCGTCCTCGGTGGCGACGGCACCATCCTGGCCGTCGCCGAGGCCCTGCTCGGGCGCGAGGTGCCGCTCGGCATCGTCCCGCTCGGTACGGCCAACCTGCTGGCCCGCGACCTCGACATCCCGCTGGAGGCGGACGCCGCGATCGCGGCTCTCGTCGATGGGCGGGTGCGCACGATCGATGTCGGGCGCGTCAACGGGGCCCATTTCCTCTGCGCGTCGATGCTGGGCATCAGCACGGCCCTCGCGCGCACCCGCGAGGCGGCGCGCGAGGCCGGCGCGCTTCGCCTGTGGGGACGGCTGGCGCGCAAGGGGCTCTGGCTGCTCGGGCGCTATCCGTACCGGCGCGTCACCCTGACCGTCGACCGCCGCCCGCGGACCCTGGTGACCCGGGCGCTCGTCATCACCAACAACCCGCTGGCGCCTGAGCCAACCCTCTATCCGCGCCGCCCGAGTCTCGATTCTGCGCTGCTCGGCGTCTACGGCGTACGCAAGGGGCCGCTGGCAGAACTGCCGCGTCTGGCGCTGCGGGTCCTCAACGGCACTTGGCCCGAGGATCCGCGCATCTTCCACCACACGGCGCCGCAGCTCACGATCCGGGTGCGGCGCCGTTCGCGGGTGACGGTGATGAACGACGGCGAGCGGTTGCGTCTGACCCTGCCGTTGCGCTACGAGGTGCTGCCGGGGGCGCTCGCGGTGCTCGTGCCGGCCACGCCCGAGGCGGGGGCTGCATGA
- a CDS encoding PLDc N-terminal domain-containing protein produces the protein MSIEVGGLFGLLLLVLIVYAIVKTTQSAADTGTKVLWIVLILLLPVIGLILWALFGPRG, from the coding sequence ATGAGCATCGAAGTTGGGGGCCTGTTCGGCCTGCTCCTACTCGTCCTGATCGTCTACGCGATCGTCAAGACCACCCAAAGCGCCGCCGACACGGGTACCAAGGTCCTCTGGATCGTCCTCATCCTGCTGCTGCCGGTCATCGGCCTGATCCTCTGGGCGCTGTTCGGGCCCAGGGGCTGA
- a CDS encoding cytochrome ubiquinol oxidase subunit I, whose translation MIDPMVVDLSRWQFAATALYHFLFVPLTLGLSFMLAAMETVYVTTGRTIYRDMAQFWGKLFLINFALGVATGLTMEFQFGTNWAFYSSFVGDIFGAPLAIEGLMAFFMESTFVGLMVFGWSRLSKAQHLSVTYLVALGSNLSAVWILVANGFMQDPQGAMFNPATMRMELASFADLIFSHDAQSKFVHTSIAGFVTAAIFVCGVSAYYMLRGRHLAIAKRSFRMAALFGVLSSAGVITLGDALGFVGAHAHPSKLVAMEGIWHTEKPPVGFNLIAIPNEAEMRNDYALRIPYLTSLLVTRSLDEPVPSAEELVERAQGRIRSGIQAVTALKALQSEPDDAEARARFEAHQDDLGYGFLVGLYAQDQDPALATETDILLAARDAIPNMAMVFWSFRVMVAAGLLMLTFFILAVIFTLRNDVEHHRGFLRFSLLMIPVPFIACEAGWLVAEIGRQPWTVYEILPTWMSVSTHSVTHLVFSLTGFVLLYSTFIAIEMYLMVKFIRQGPTDHDRTPAITATAK comes from the coding sequence ATGATCGATCCGATGGTCGTGGATCTCTCGCGCTGGCAGTTCGCCGCCACCGCGCTCTACCACTTCCTCTTCGTGCCCCTGACGCTGGGGCTGAGCTTCATGCTCGCTGCCATGGAGACGGTCTACGTCACCACCGGGCGCACCATCTACCGGGATATGGCCCAATTCTGGGGTAAGTTGTTCCTGATCAATTTCGCGCTCGGGGTGGCGACGGGGCTCACGATGGAGTTCCAGTTCGGCACCAACTGGGCCTTCTACTCCAGCTTCGTCGGCGACATCTTCGGCGCGCCGCTGGCCATCGAGGGGTTGATGGCCTTCTTCATGGAGTCGACCTTCGTCGGTCTGATGGTCTTCGGCTGGAGCCGGCTCAGCAAGGCCCAGCACCTCTCCGTGACCTATCTGGTCGCGCTCGGCTCGAACCTCTCCGCGGTCTGGATCCTGGTGGCGAACGGCTTCATGCAGGACCCGCAGGGGGCCATGTTCAACCCCGCGACGATGCGCATGGAGCTCGCCAGTTTCGCCGACCTCATCTTCAGCCATGACGCCCAGTCGAAGTTCGTCCACACGAGCATCGCCGGCTTCGTCACGGCGGCGATCTTCGTCTGCGGCGTCAGTGCCTACTACATGCTGCGCGGCCGGCACCTGGCGATCGCCAAGCGCTCGTTCCGAATGGCGGCGCTGTTCGGCGTGCTGAGCAGCGCCGGCGTCATCACCCTCGGCGACGCGCTTGGCTTCGTCGGTGCCCACGCCCATCCGAGCAAGCTCGTGGCGATGGAGGGGATCTGGCACACCGAGAAGCCGCCGGTCGGCTTCAACCTCATCGCGATCCCGAACGAGGCCGAGATGCGCAACGACTACGCGCTACGCATCCCGTATCTGACGAGCCTACTCGTGACGCGCAGCCTCGATGAACCGGTGCCGTCCGCCGAGGAGCTGGTCGAGCGCGCCCAAGGTCGGATCCGCAGCGGCATCCAGGCCGTCACGGCCTTGAAGGCATTGCAAAGCGAGCCCGACGATGCCGAGGCACGCGCACGCTTCGAGGCCCACCAGGACGATCTCGGCTACGGCTTCCTCGTCGGCCTCTACGCCCAGGATCAGGACCCGGCGCTGGCCACCGAGACCGACATCCTGCTCGCCGCGCGCGATGCGATCCCCAACATGGCGATGGTGTTCTGGTCGTTTCGGGTCATGGTGGCGGCGGGGCTGCTGATGCTCACCTTCTTCATCCTCGCGGTGATCTTCACGCTGCGTAACGACGTCGAGCATCACCGCGGCTTCCTGCGCTTCTCGCTGCTGATGATCCCGGTGCCCTTCATCGCCTGCGAGGCCGGTTGGCTGGTCGCCGAGATCGGCCGTCAGCCCTGGACCGTCTACGAGATCCTGCCGACCTGGATGTCGGTCTCGACGCACAGCGTCACCCACCTGGTCTTCTCGCTGACCGGTTTCGTGCTGCTCTACTCGACCTTCATCGCCATCGAGATGTACCTGATGGTGAAGTTCATCCGCCAGGGGCCGACCGACCACGATCGCACCCCGGCAATCACGGCCACGGCGAAGTGA
- the cydB gene encoding cytochrome d ubiquinol oxidase subunit II has translation MEIYLLLKVTWWILLGVLLMGLAIMVGMDMGVGTVLRWVGRTDSERRVALNIIGPHWDGNQVWFILGGGAIFAAWPIIYATAFSGLYVVMLILLWSMIVRPLGFEYRSKLPSQRWRNAWDWTLFVSGFVPMLVFGAAIGNALLGFPFHFEWNLASFYTGSFITLFNPFAILCGLLSVALSVYMGCAMLMIRGEGELYARARQLLGWSAVAALVLFTLGGVWVAFLSGYQLVQSPDPALAQTPLQQEVVRASGAWLGNFSAVPLVWLVPALAYLGLAAGRWSALKDHPQFAWWLGALAWIGVIGTVGAAMFPFMMPSSEVPSQSLTVWNASSSEYTLSWMLGFTVVFMPLILWYTSWAFWVMRGKVSTQHVEADDHAY, from the coding sequence ATGGAAATTTATCTGCTGTTGAAGGTGACCTGGTGGATCCTGCTGGGCGTGCTGCTGATGGGCCTGGCGATCATGGTCGGCATGGACATGGGTGTCGGCACCGTGCTGCGCTGGGTCGGGCGGACCGACTCGGAGCGGCGTGTCGCGCTCAACATCATCGGCCCCCACTGGGACGGCAACCAGGTCTGGTTCATCCTCGGCGGCGGTGCCATCTTCGCCGCCTGGCCGATCATCTACGCGACCGCCTTCTCGGGGCTCTACGTGGTCATGCTGATCCTGCTCTGGAGCATGATCGTGCGCCCGCTCGGGTTCGAGTACCGCAGCAAGCTGCCGAGCCAGCGCTGGCGCAACGCCTGGGACTGGACGTTGTTCGTCAGCGGCTTCGTGCCGATGCTGGTCTTCGGCGCCGCGATCGGCAACGCGCTGCTGGGCTTCCCGTTCCATTTCGAGTGGAACCTGGCTTCGTTCTATACCGGCAGCTTCATCACCTTGTTCAACCCGTTCGCGATCCTCTGCGGGCTGCTCTCGGTGGCGCTGTCGGTCTACATGGGTTGCGCGATGCTGATGATCCGCGGCGAGGGCGAGCTCTACGCCCGGGCCCGCCAATTGCTCGGCTGGAGCGCCGTCGCCGCGCTCGTGCTGTTTACGCTCGGTGGCGTCTGGGTCGCCTTCCTGAGCGGCTATCAGCTGGTCCAGTCGCCGGACCCGGCGCTCGCCCAGACGCCGTTGCAGCAGGAGGTTGTGCGCGCCTCCGGGGCCTGGCTCGGCAACTTCTCGGCCGTGCCGCTCGTGTGGCTGGTGCCGGCGCTCGCCTATCTCGGGCTCGCCGCCGGCCGTTGGAGCGCGCTGAAGGACCACCCGCAGTTCGCCTGGTGGCTCGGGGCGCTCGCCTGGATCGGCGTCATCGGCACCGTCGGGGCGGCGATGTTCCCGTTCATGATGCCTTCCAGCGAGGTGCCCTCGCAGAGCCTGACCGTCTGGAACGCCTCCTCCAGCGAGTACACGCTGTCGTGGATGCTGGGCTTCACCGTGGTCTTCATGCCGCTGATCCTCTGGTACACGAGCTGGGCGTTCTGGGTCATGCGCGGCAAGGTGAGCACGCAGCACGTCGAAGCGGACGATCACGCCTATTGA
- a CDS encoding PRC-barrel domain-containing protein, protein MKAPQAARLSSLVLAMALVSPAIFAVEPAQQTDASSMQDNAMDTQKTSADSAMATGTSSTDSEEQPAAAGLTDSYEDKITDATSEGTRVEQVTGMKVVNGSDEEIGEVSKVVRGKEDGELSAVVSVGGFLGIGDKEVVVPLKDLTMKDDKLMAPDDASTEEQLKSMPEYEESDYEAVWDRETVEPGSDSTESGSMDGDEQTGAMSSGDEKGGAVTDPESAHASSEDNMGAVNQAETADENKTAGDEPTEDKSATEGENDASEMEGEDAMQDQPSESQ, encoded by the coding sequence ATGAAAGCACCCCAAGCAGCACGTCTGAGCAGCCTAGTTCTGGCCATGGCCCTGGTGTCGCCGGCAATCTTCGCCGTGGAGCCCGCTCAGCAGACGGACGCGTCGTCGATGCAAGACAACGCGATGGACACCCAGAAGACGAGCGCGGACAGCGCGATGGCTACTGGCACGTCCTCTACGGATAGCGAGGAGCAGCCGGCCGCTGCCGGTCTGACGGACAGCTACGAGGACAAGATCACCGACGCGACGAGCGAAGGTACCCGGGTCGAACAGGTCACCGGCATGAAGGTCGTCAACGGCTCCGATGAGGAGATCGGCGAGGTCTCCAAGGTCGTGCGTGGCAAGGAGGACGGCGAGTTGAGTGCCGTCGTCTCGGTCGGCGGCTTCCTCGGCATCGGTGACAAGGAAGTGGTGGTTCCGTTGAAGGACCTGACGATGAAGGACGACAAGCTGATGGCGCCGGACGACGCGAGCACCGAGGAGCAGCTGAAGTCGATGCCAGAGTACGAGGAATCGGACTACGAGGCGGTCTGGGACCGGGAGACCGTGGAGCCGGGCTCCGACTCCACCGAATCCGGTAGCATGGACGGCGACGAACAGACGGGCGCCATGTCGAGCGGCGACGAGAAAGGCGGTGCCGTAACCGATCCGGAGAGTGCCCACGCCTCGTCGGAGGACAACATGGGCGCCGTGAACCAGGCCGAGACGGCGGACGAAAATAAGACGGCCGGCGACGAGCCGACGGAAGACAAGTCCGCAACGGAGGGCGAGAACGATGCCTCCGAAATGGAAGGTGAGGATGCCATGCAAGACCAGCCGAGCGAGTCGCAGTAA
- the ribD gene encoding bifunctional diaminohydroxyphosphoribosylaminopyrimidine deaminase/5-amino-6-(5-phosphoribosylamino)uracil reductase RibD, translating into MARALRLAERGRYTTDPNPRVGCVLVRDGTVVGEGWHQRAGGPHAERVALAEAGGRARGAVAFVTLEPCAHHGRTPPCADALIAAGVARVVAAMVDPNPRVAGRGLKRLREAGIAVEGGLLEAQAAALNPGFIKRQREGLPFCRVKLAASLDGRTAMASGESRWITSEAARADVQRLRAGASAIVTGSGTLLADDPSLNVRLAPEALGLAPGEAVRQPLRVVVDSQLRTPPTAGLLDLPGVTLIACTVEEPARRAALEAAGAEVLVCPTRREGPRVDLHALFGELARREVNEVLIEAGPTLAGAALQAGLVDELILYLAPHLMGDAARGLFRLPGLERMADRVALEILDVRRIGPDLRLTARPSSRG; encoded by the coding sequence ACCCCCGCGTCGGCTGCGTCCTGGTACGCGACGGCACGGTCGTCGGCGAGGGCTGGCATCAGCGCGCCGGCGGCCCGCACGCCGAGCGCGTCGCGCTCGCCGAGGCCGGCGGGCGGGCGCGCGGGGCGGTGGCCTTCGTCACCCTCGAGCCCTGCGCCCACCACGGCCGGACCCCACCCTGTGCCGACGCCCTGATCGCGGCCGGCGTCGCCCGGGTCGTCGCGGCCATGGTCGATCCCAATCCGCGGGTTGCCGGCCGCGGCCTTAAGCGCCTGCGCGAGGCCGGCATCGCCGTCGAGGGCGGCCTGCTCGAGGCGCAGGCCGCGGCGCTCAACCCGGGCTTCATCAAGCGCCAGCGCGAGGGCCTGCCCTTCTGCCGGGTCAAGCTCGCCGCGAGCCTGGATGGGCGCACGGCGATGGCGAGCGGCGAGAGCCGTTGGATCACCTCGGAGGCGGCGCGTGCCGACGTGCAGCGCCTGCGGGCGGGGGCCTCGGCGATCGTCACCGGAAGCGGCACGCTACTCGCCGACGACCCGTCGCTGAATGTGCGCCTCGCGCCTGAAGCCCTCGGGCTGGCGCCGGGCGAGGCGGTCCGCCAGCCGTTGCGGGTCGTCGTCGACAGCCAGCTGCGCACGCCGCCGACGGCTGGGTTGCTCGACCTGCCAGGCGTGACCCTGATCGCCTGTACGGTGGAGGAACCTGCGCGGCGCGCGGCGCTGGAGGCCGCCGGGGCCGAGGTCCTGGTCTGCCCGACGCGGAGGGAAGGACCGCGCGTCGACCTGCACGCCCTGTTCGGTGAACTCGCCCGGCGCGAGGTCAACGAGGTCCTGATCGAGGCCGGCCCGACGCTCGCCGGGGCTGCGCTCCAGGCGGGGCTGGTCGACGAGCTGATCCTCTATCTCGCCCCCCACCTGATGGGCGATGCGGCCCGTGGCCTGTTCCGGCTTCCGGGGCTCGAGCGGATGGCCGATCGCGTCGCGCTGGAGATCCTCGACGTCCGCCGGATCGGGCCGGATCTGCGCCTGACAGCGCGCCCGTCGAGCCGGGGATGA
- a CDS encoding ABC1 kinase family protein produces the protein MDDPASFRGLPVPSKRWSRLWHMGRATTDMAVGIGVRGMIELARARGENPSRVRMSPEATRRVTDRLARMRGAVMKMGQLMSMDGTDVFTPEVAEVMATLRDRAEPMPIGQLAQVLDAELGADWNKRFQRFEFTPIAAASIGQVHRAETRDGRRLALKIQFPGVRESIDSDVDNMRFLSRTLGMMPKNMDVGPMLDETRRQLHREADYLAEADAMEAYRALIGEDPDFLVPEVHRDLSTSRVLAMTFADGISVDRLRDTSYTRAERDRVASLLTRLMLRELFEFAMVQTDPNFSNFLYDATTGRVALLDFGAAQPVAPPVVEGFRLLGRAALADDPAGLREASIALGYIAADEPPERIDALVGLIRLSSEMLRVEGPYDFGTSNLSERVFNHGRNLYLEDNFSRPPEPATLFLHRKFAGTFMLCRRLRARVDLAGMMRELLA, from the coding sequence ATGGACGACCCTGCGAGCTTTCGCGGCCTGCCGGTGCCGAGCAAGCGCTGGAGCCGGCTCTGGCACATGGGCCGGGCGACGACGGACATGGCCGTCGGCATCGGCGTACGCGGCATGATCGAGCTGGCCCGGGCCCGTGGCGAGAATCCGAGCCGCGTGCGCATGAGCCCCGAGGCGACGCGCCGCGTTACCGACCGCCTGGCGCGGATGCGCGGCGCGGTGATGAAGATGGGCCAACTGATGTCGATGGACGGCACCGACGTCTTCACGCCCGAGGTCGCCGAGGTCATGGCGACGCTGCGCGATCGCGCCGAGCCGATGCCGATCGGCCAGCTCGCCCAGGTCCTCGATGCCGAACTCGGTGCCGACTGGAACAAGCGCTTCCAGCGCTTCGAGTTCACGCCGATCGCCGCGGCCTCGATCGGCCAGGTCCACCGGGCCGAGACGCGCGACGGGCGCCGCCTGGCGCTCAAGATCCAGTTCCCGGGCGTGCGCGAGAGCATCGACAGCGACGTCGACAACATGCGCTTCCTGAGTCGCACGCTCGGGATGATGCCGAAGAACATGGATGTCGGACCGATGCTCGACGAGACCCGCCGCCAGCTCCATCGTGAGGCCGACTACCTGGCCGAGGCCGATGCGATGGAGGCCTACCGCGCACTGATCGGCGAGGATCCCGACTTTCTCGTCCCCGAGGTGCACCGCGACCTCTCCACCTCGCGGGTGCTGGCGATGACCTTCGCCGACGGCATCTCGGTCGATCGGCTGCGCGACACCAGCTACACGCGCGCCGAACGGGATCGGGTCGCCTCGCTCCTCACGCGCCTGATGCTGCGCGAGCTCTTCGAGTTCGCGATGGTCCAGACCGACCCGAACTTCAGCAATTTTCTCTACGACGCAACGACCGGGCGGGTGGCCCTGCTCGACTTCGGCGCCGCCCAGCCGGTCGCCCCACCGGTCGTCGAGGGCTTCAGGCTGCTCGGACGCGCGGCGCTGGCCGATGACCCGGCGGGGCTGCGCGAGGCCTCGATCGCGCTCGGCTACATCGCCGCCGACGAGCCGCCCGAGCGGATCGACGCCCTGGTCGGCCTGATCCGCCTCTCTAGCGAGATGCTGCGCGTGGAGGGGCCGTACGACTTCGGCACCTCGAACCTCTCCGAGCGGGTCTTCAACCACGGCCGCAACCTGTATCTAGAGGACAACTTCTCGCGCCCGCCGGAACCGGCGACCCTCTTCCTGCACCGCAAGTTCGCCGGCACCTTCATGCTCTGCCGGCGGCTACGGGCGCGGGTCGACCTCGCCGGGATGATGCGCGAGTTGCTGGCGTAG
- the cydD gene encoding thiol reductant ABC exporter subunit CydD, giving the protein MARAAKGPVAAWLDGERRRSAGPLRLAVGLGLAGGLLLIAQAGLLARLADAVVLHGAVLADLWPLLWGLLALFLGRAILTWAAERTAFAAAAAVKHSVRERLFAQLQRIGPARLGRERSGELANSVVDGVEALEPYYARYLPQMSLAALLPLAILAFVLPADWISAVVLVFTAPLIPLFMILIGKGAEELNQSQWRRLAQLSGRLLDSIQGLTTLKLLEASRREAAVIARLSDDYRQSTMAVLRVAFLSSLALEFLASVSIAVVAVLIGFRLLGELDWGPIDLRVGLFVLLLAPEFYQPLRNLGSHYHARMEAIGAGERLVELLAMPVPERPSAARPVPAGPRFEIAFEAVHFAYAPGRAALQGASFAIAPGERVALVGPSGAGKSTVLNLLLGFLVPDEGAIRINGEDLTAIDPEDWRAQLAWVPQQPRLFHGTLRENLLLGRPDADEAALREATRLAHADEFIKRLPAGLDTLVGERGQGLSGGQAQRIALARAFVRDAPFVLLDEATASLDADSEALVQAGIERLAAGRTLLVVAHRLSTVRRADRILVLDQGRVAEEGDHAALMARGGLYAGLVRTQLAPGSER; this is encoded by the coding sequence ATGGCACGGGCCGCGAAGGGGCCCGTCGCGGCCTGGCTCGACGGCGAACGGCGGCGCAGTGCTGGGCCGCTGCGCCTCGCCGTCGGTCTGGGACTGGCGGGCGGGCTCTTGCTGATCGCCCAGGCCGGGCTGCTGGCCCGCCTGGCCGACGCCGTCGTTTTGCACGGCGCGGTGCTCGCCGACCTCTGGCCGCTCCTCTGGGGCCTGCTCGCGCTCTTTCTCGGGCGGGCCATCCTGACCTGGGCCGCCGAGCGCACCGCCTTCGCCGCGGCCGCCGCGGTCAAGCACTCGGTGCGTGAGCGACTCTTCGCACAGCTGCAACGGATCGGCCCGGCCCGGCTCGGTCGCGAGCGCAGCGGCGAGCTGGCCAATTCGGTCGTCGACGGCGTCGAGGCGCTGGAGCCCTACTACGCCCGCTACCTGCCGCAGATGTCGTTGGCGGCCTTGCTGCCGCTCGCGATCCTGGCCTTCGTCCTGCCGGCCGATTGGATCTCGGCTGTGGTGCTGGTGTTCACGGCCCCGCTGATCCCGCTCTTCATGATCCTCATCGGCAAGGGCGCCGAGGAGCTCAACCAGAGCCAGTGGCGGCGCCTTGCGCAGCTCAGCGGCCGGCTCCTCGACAGCATCCAGGGGCTCACGACGCTCAAGCTGCTCGAGGCGAGCCGCCGCGAGGCCGCCGTCATCGCCCGACTTTCCGATGATTACCGGCAGAGCACGATGGCGGTGCTGCGGGTCGCGTTCCTCTCGTCGCTGGCGCTGGAGTTCCTCGCCTCGGTCAGCATCGCCGTGGTCGCCGTGCTGATCGGCTTCCGCCTGCTCGGGGAGCTCGACTGGGGGCCGATCGACCTGCGCGTCGGCCTCTTCGTGCTGCTGCTGGCCCCCGAGTTCTACCAGCCGCTGCGCAACCTCGGCAGCCACTACCACGCGCGGATGGAGGCGATCGGCGCCGGCGAGCGGCTCGTCGAGCTCCTCGCGATGCCCGTGCCCGAGCGCCCGAGCGCGGCCCGCCCGGTGCCGGCTGGACCACGCTTCGAGATCGCCTTCGAGGCCGTCCACTTCGCCTACGCCCCGGGCCGCGCCGCCCTGCAAGGGGCGAGCTTCGCGATCGCCCCGGGCGAGCGGGTCGCCCTGGTCGGGCCGAGCGGCGCCGGCAAGAGCACGGTCCTGAACCTGTTGCTCGGCTTTCTCGTGCCCGACGAGGGCGCCATCCGCATCAACGGCGAGGACCTGACCGCGATCGACCCCGAGGACTGGCGCGCTCAGCTCGCCTGGGTGCCGCAGCAGCCGCGCCTCTTCCACGGCACGCTACGAGAGAACCTCCTGCTCGGCCGCCCGGACGCCGACGAGGCGGCGCTGCGCGAGGCCACCCGGCTGGCCCACGCCGACGAGTTCATCAAGCGGCTGCCGGCGGGCCTCGACACCCTGGTCGGCGAGCGCGGCCAGGGGCTCTCGGGCGGGCAGGCGCAGCGCATCGCGCTTGCGCGGGCCTTCGTTCGCGACGCCCCGTTCGTCCTCCTCGACGAGGCCACGGCCAGCCTCGATGCCGACAGCGAGGCGCTAGTGCAGGCCGGCATCGAGCGGCTCGCCGCCGGGCGCACGTTGCTCGTCGTCGCCCATCGCCTGAGCACGGTGCGCCGCGCCGACCGGATCCTGGTCCTCGACCAGGGGCGCGTCGCCGAGGAGGGCGACCACGCCGCCCTGATGGCCCGCGGCGGCCTCTACGCCGGGCTCGTCCGGACCCAGCTCGCGCCGGGGAGCGAGCGATGA